The Oncorhynchus kisutch isolate 150728-3 unplaced genomic scaffold, Okis_V2 scaffold1093, whole genome shotgun sequence sequence AGGTTCTGTTAGTGGATTGTGCACTTGCCCGAGAAACACTTGTCTAAGAGACATGAGGTGTGTGAAAGACATCGCCTCAATGTTGTGAATAAGTGGATTGTTCCTGAGGTCTAACCATGTCAAACTATGTAAACCATCAAATGTGTTTGCATTTATCTGTGTTATGTTATTACTTGTAATGTCCAAGGACTCCAGATTTGTCAATCCCAGGAAAGCAAAGTCTTCAATGTTTGAAATTAAATTCTGTTTTATATCCAGATACTGCAGCTTAACAAGACAGATAAATTGTTTAGCAAAAAGCATTTGTATATTGATTAACAAAGTTAGTTTTGTTAACCATGTGATTGGTTGTTTTTGGAAGGAGCAAATCTCAGGGTTTTTATCTCTCAGGAAATCTATGTCTAATTCGTTAAGTTTTTTGAGACTGGAAATAAAATGCCAATCCAAATGAGTAGTAGGATGGAAAGACAAAGGTCCACTTAAATGCATATATTCTAGCCCAGTGCACAACTCAACACtggacatagagaggctgctTGTATTGAAATTGTTTACATATATTTTCTTGATTGaaagcaaaaacactacattacagATTCTTTCAATATCAATGACATTGATCCCAGAGCAACTGAAGACCTGGATTTGTTTTATCCCAGACAGGGGAAGGTCCAGTAGGACTTCCTGGCTGAAAGCCAATGTTAACATTGTGAGGTTCTGGAGCCAAGCCAGTGAACCTTCTTCTATATGTGTTACTTCACCAAATGAGAAGTCAACCCTCGCTAGATTGTTAAAAACAGGTGTCATGCTTTCGTTGGTAGTTAAAATGGAGCAGTTTGATTGGTTTATCGATTGTATCTCTGGTGCTTCTATTTTTAGCTCTATAAGTGCCTTTATATTCATTATTCTGCATAGTATCTCTGACAAATCATCTACACAGGGTTCACTAATGATTAGACTTTGTAACTGAGGGATGCCATGGAAAACATCTGGGGCCATTGCTGTTAACCTGTAACCCTTTATGGTCAAATCACATAACTTAACTAGATCTATGAATGTATGGGGCCCAATATGACAATCACAGCACCCAGAGCCTGTTCCCCATTTATCTATCAAGTACATATGTTGTAGATTTGGAAGGTGGCTGTTCCCAGTTGGAAGGATTTGAGTAAAACAACCAATAATGTACAGAGACTCCAGATCCTGAAACTGAGAGAAAAAGCCCAGAGACATGGATCTATTTTCACCATGTGTCATAGATATGCAGAGGGTATTGATATTAGGGGGAAGTCCAAGTAGATCCTCCTCGATGGCTGTGACATCTTGACAGGCAGCAGTGTAACGTTCTGCATGATGAGGTAGTTGGCTGCaggtccaggtgggaaagtgtCCCAAGTCTTCACTACTGTCATAAATCTGGCATTTAGGATGCATCCATCCACTAGAACTCTGAATCCACAGGAACAGGACGGCAGGGTGGGAAAACATAGATCTCATCTCTTCCAACGTCAGTCAAATCTACTGAGATAATTGTCAGAATAGTTTGGTTCCGGTGGATCCCTGTAGAACGTTGGTTTGATACAGTAAAACCCTTATGAACGCTGTAAACAGTATGGAGTCTCTCGTCTTCTTGTTGTTTGTCAGATGGGTTCCTCCTTGGTAACTAACAGCAGTTCATACCTTTTGGTTGTTCCAATGTTCCTCCCTTTCACCCTGCAGTTGAATTGTATCTCAAGGTAACAGGAGTAAATATTTTATGGTTAGATTTGTTCCAAAAGTAAAGAAACTATAAAATGTCCCACAGACAATGAAGAACTGAATGCAGAGCTGCAACGTGTTCTCTGACCGCCACAGTTGATGTCTGAATGTGTCTGAGGAGCAGAATCCTGTTTGTACAGCACAGTCACACTGTATGTTAAACAGCTTGTGAAAGTCTATTTTGACCTGttttacatctctctctttcagttcCTGAAAACAAAAATACTGTCTATAAAAAATGACAATTGACACGAAGGACCTGTTGGGACGGGATAGATTTCAGAAGACTGATTAGACTCAAATGTCTGTAGATTGTAATGAAATATTAATTGGATTGGATGTcaatcaagacctcagaaaaaaactgtagtcctccacaagtctggttcatccttgggagcaattcccaaacacctgaaggtgccatgttcatctgtacaaacaatagtactgtCACAATCGTCGTcaaggaaatgaccggaccaaggtgcagtgtggtgagTGTAAATGTTTCTTTATTTTAaagaatgtcgccaacaaaacagtaaacaacaaaacgaccgtgaagctccGTAAGGCAATACATGCATTCAAcgaagacaactacccacaaatgagaaaaggaaaaagggctgcctaagtatgattcccactcagacacaacgatagacagctgtccctgattgagaatcatacctgGTCAAAAACAAAGACCCAGAaagcatagactttcccacccgagtcacaccctgaccaaacaaacagAGAATAAAAGCATCTCTACGGTGAGGgcttgacagtaccccccccaaagtTGCGGACTCCTGCCGCAAACCTGACACTATAGGGGAgtgtccgggtgggcatctatcttggtggcggctccggtgcagGACGCAGACCCCACTCCACCTCTGGCTCCCCCCACTTTTGTGGCGCATCTGGTGCGGGGACCCTCGttgccgaccccggactggggaccctctccGCAGTCCCCGGACTGAGGACCCTcgccgcaggccccggactggagacCCTCTCCGCAGTCCCCGGACTGAGGACCCTcgccgcaggccccggactggggaccctctccgcaggccccggactgaggaccctcgccgcaggccccggactggggaccctcactgcaggccccggactggggacactcgccgcaggccccggactggcccgtggagcaggcacaggactcaccaggttggggagacctactggaggcctggatcttggagcaggcacaggactcaccaggctagGGAGACATATTGGAGGCctggttctgggagcaggcacaggactcaccaggctggggagacatactggaggcctggttctgggagcaggcacaggactcaccaggctggggagacatactggaggcctggtctgtggagcaggcacaggtcgaaccaggctgtgggggagcactggagatctggtgcttaaAGCTGTCACCACTCGTCTTGACTGAATGCCCACTTTGATCCGGCATGTGCGGAgcgcaggcacaggacgcactgggctgtgattgcgcaccggagacacagtgatCAGAGCCGGCGCAAGATACCCTGGGCCGAAGACGCGCaccggagaccaggagcgctgtgCTGGCACAagccgtcctggctggatgcccactctagcacgaCACATGCGGAGCGCTGGCTCCGGGCTGTGAACgcacactggagacaccgtgcgcttcaccgcataacacggtctGACCAGTACCATGCTCCCGACCGTGAGCACGGGGAGTGAGCTCCGCCAAcctccccgtgtgcctccccccaaaaataatattttggagtGGCCTCCCggtcttccttgccagccgtgacCCTGTGTAACGCTGGGCCCCTTTACTAGCTGCCTCCGCCTTCCTCGCTGCTTCCACCTGCTTCCACGGCAGGCGATCctttccagccaggatctcctcccacgtccaggatcccttTCCTTCCAGAATGTCTTCCCATGTCCACTCTgtctgctcctcctggccacgctgcttggtccgtttgagGTGGGTTGTTTTGTCACAATCGTCTTcaaggaaatgaccggaccaaggtgcaggttggtgagcgtacatttttctttattttaaagaatgttgccaacaaaacaataaacaacaaaacgaacgtgaagctccGTAAGGCAATACATGCATTCAACGaaagacaacaacccacaaatgagaaaaggaaaaaaggctgcctaagtatgattcccactcagagacaacgagagacagctgtccctgattgagaatcataaaaaaaaaagaaccaGAAAGCATAGACTTTCCCAACTGAGTCACCCCGACcaaacaaacatagagaataaaaggatctctacggtcagggcgtgacaagtatgagcgtataaacaacatgggaccacgcagccgtcatatggctcaggaaggagatgcgttctgtctcctagagatgaacgtactttggtgagaagagtgcaaatcaatcccagaacaactgcaaaggaccttgtgaagatgctggaagaaacaggtacaaaagtatctatatccacagtaaaatgagccTTATCTCAACATatcatgaaaggccgctcagcaaggaaaaagccactgctcaaaaactcCCATAAaaaacagactacagtttgcaactgcacacatggacgaagatcgtactttttggagaaatgtcctctggtctgatgaaacaaaaatagaactgtttgaccataatgaccatagtcatgtttggaggaaaaaggggaggcttgcaagccgaagaacaccacccctactgtgaagcaccggggtggcagcatcatgatgtgagagtgctttgctgtaggagggactggtgcacttcacaaaatagatgacatcatgaggtagtgtggatatattgaagcaacatctcaagacatcagtcaggaagttatagcttggtcgcaaatgggcttccaaacggacaatgaccccaagcatacttccaaagttgtagcaaaatggcttaaggacaacaaagtcaaggtattggagtggccatcacaaacccttgacatcaaccctatagaaaatgcgtgggcagaactgaaaaagcgtgtgcgaccaaggaggcctaaaaacccaactaagttacaccagctccgacaggaggaatgggccaacactcacccaacttattgtgggatgcttgtggaaggctacccaaaacatttgacccaagtgaaacaatttaaaggcaatgctaccaaatactaattgagtgaatgtaaacttctgacccactgggaatgtgatgaaagaaataaaagctgaaataaatcattctctctactattattctgacatttcacattcttaaaataaagttgttatcctaactgacctaaaacagggaattattactGGGATTAAATCTCAGacattgtgaaaactgagtttaaatttatttggctgtttgtaaacttccgataTTCAAATGTACATGCAAACATTTGCTTTAGCGATTAGGTGTTGAAAAATACAAAAAGGATCTGATAAAAAAATGTGGAAGAAAAAAATGTATAGGCTTTTCTCTAAGTAATTTAAATATAATTAATTCTAAATAAGAAGTAATTTAAAGATGTAAGATGTAATCTTTGTAATTTAAATAGGAATATTTCTAAGTAGTTGAAAAATGATCATTTGTAAGTAATTTCAAATGAATCAGAAAAAAATACACTCCCTATAAAGCACTTAAAAGGACTTCATCAGATTTGACAAAACAAATCTCAAATACTAGTAGACATTTTGAATGACAAATGTGACCGAACTgcttgattcggtcttatgtaacaAGTTATGCTAAAAAAGGGACCAGGGATATATAGCATTTAACTTAAAAACAGAAACAGAAGCCAGTTTCCATATTTCGGTTGGATGCCTTGGTCAAGAGCATAAACaattaccaaatcaaatcaaactttatttgtcacatacaagtgtagaccttacggtgaaatgctttacttacatgcccttaaccaacagtgtagaccttacggtgaaatgctttacttacaagcccttaaccaacagtatagaccttaccgtgaaatgctttacttacaagcccttaaccaactgtgtagaccttaccatggaATGcttttacttacaagcccttaaccaactgtgtagaccttaccgtgaaatgcttacttacaagcccttaaccaactgtgtagaccttaccgtgaaatgcttacttacaagcccttaaccaacagtgcagttcaagcagagttaagaaaatatttaccaaataaactgtAGTCTCTTATAGGTCCTGCATTGCAGAAAGCTTGGCcgaagtgatgtactgggccatacgcactaccttctgtagcgccttacgttcagatgccaagcagttgccatatcaggcggtgatacaaccggtcatgatgctttcgatggtgcagctgtagaactaaAATTGGGGACctatgcaaaatcttttcagtctccagaaggggaataggttttgtcgtgccctcttcacgactgtcttggtgtatttggaccatgatagtttgtttgcaatgtggacaccaaggaacttgaaactctcgacccgctccactacagcccagttgattttaatgggggcctgttcggcccgccttttcctgtagtccacgatcagctccgttgtcttgctcacattaagggagaggttgttttcctggcaccacactgtcagttgtcttaccttctccctataggctgtctcattgttggtgatcaggcctaccactgttgtgtcatcagtaaacttaatgattgtgttggagtcatgttttccacgcagtcatgggtgaacagggagtacaggaggggactaagtacacacccctgagggccccagtgttgatgatcagcatggcagatgtgttgttgcctacccttaccacctggggagggcccatcaagaagtccaggatccagttgcagatggaggtattaaagtcccagtgtccttagcttagtgatgagcatcGTGGGCGCTATTGTGTTGAACACTAAGCTGTAGTCAAAGGacagcattttcacatatgtgttccttttgtcccggtgggaaagggccgtgtggagtgcgattgagattgcgtcatctgtggatctgtttgggcggtatgctaATTTAATTGGGTCTaaggtatccgggaggatgctgttgatgtgagccatgacctgcctttaaaagcacttcatggctactgctatggggcggtaatcatttcgGCAGGTTTCCTTCACTTCCATGGGCaccagggactatggtggtctgcttgaaacattacagactcagtcaggggagaggttgaaaatgtcagtgaagacgcttgccagttggtccacacaTGCTTTGagaacacgtcctggtaatccatctgcccccgcggctttgtgaatgttgacctgtttaaaggtcttgctcacattggctaccgagagTGTTATCACAAAGTCATCcaaaacagctggtgctcttgtggATGCTTCAGTGCTGCTTTCCACGatgcatttagctcatctggtaggttcCCTGGGCTCACTggctttccctttgtagtccgtaatagttttcaagccctgccacatccgacgagcatcttttcttgtttgatggttcggcTGAGGacatagcgagatttcttataggcgtccggattagtgtcccgctccttgaaagcagcagctttagcctttagctcagtgcggatgttgcctgtaatccatggtttctggtttggatATGTACGGTCATCATGGGGACGacattgtcgatgcacttattgatgaagccgatgactgaggtgttaTACTATTCAATGCCATAGGATGAATCCAGGAACATGTTCCAGTTTttgctaacaaaacagtcctgaagCGTAGCATATATGGCCATatatgccaaatggagggcgggggagagcttagtactcatctctgtgtgtggagtagaaGTGGTACTTGAAATGTTTTCCCCTGGTTGCACATTTGACATGCTGGTAAagatttggtaaaactgatttaagtttgcctgcattttttaaatttattttacctttatttaactaggcaagaaaaataatgtcattatagaggcatgtcacagggctctgaagaggactacagccccagagtaataatgtcattatagaggcatgtcacagggctctgaagaggactacagccccagagtaacaatgtcattatagaggcatgtcacagggctctgaagaggactacagccccagagtaataatgtcattatagaggcatgtcacagggctctgaagaggactacagccccagagtaataatgtcattatagaggcatgtcacagggctctgaagaggactacagcccttagagtaataatgtcattatagaggcatgtcacagggctctgaagaggactacagccccagagtaataatgtcattatagaggcatgtcacagggctctgaagaggactacagccccagagtaataatgtcattatagaggcatgtcacagggctctgaagaggactacagccccagagtaacaatgtcattatagaggcatgtcacagggctctgaagaggactacagccccagagtaacaatgtcattatagaggcatgtcacagggctctgaagaggactacagccccagagtaataatgtcattatagaggcatgtcacagggctctgaagaggactacagcccttagagtaataataataatgtcaagAGCACAACTTCATTTAAGAAGTTACACACTTCCTCTTTTGAAATTTACATTTACTAGAGAATTCTATAAAGAAAAAACCTAAATTAAGTACTGTACTCCAATGTATATTTTATTACAATCTACAGATATTTTAGTGAGACTCATGTATCTTTTGAAATCTGTCACGGGCATTTAAGTCTTTCATGTCAATAGTATTTTTTACAGACTGAATGTTTCATTTCAGGAACTGAAAGAAAGACGTAAAAACATGTCAAAATAAACTTTCACAAGCTGTTAAACATACTAGTTGCTGTTAAACATACTAGTTGCTAGGTTACCAACTCAATCTTTTGTTATTTGTTTAAGAAATGttgttgctagttgtttaactgaAGTAGTTGCTAGTTATTTAATTACATCTTCTTTATTTTTGTTTAACTAAATgtgttgctagttgtttaactaaatgtagttgctagttgtttaactaaatgtagttgctagttgtttaactaaatgtagttgctagttgtttaactaaatgtagttgctagttgtttaactaaatgtagttgctagttgtttaactaaatgcagttgctagttgtttaactaaatgtagttgctagttgtttaactaaatgtagttgctagttgtttaactaaatgtagttgctagttgtttaactaaatgtagttgctagttgtttaactaaatgcagttgctagttgtttaactaaatgtagttgctagttgtttaactaaatgtagttgctagttgtttaactaaatgtagttgctagttgtttaactaaatgcagttgctagttgtttaactaaatgtagttgctagttgtttaactaaatgcagttgctagttgtttaactaaatgtgttgctagttgtttaactaaatgtagttGATAGTTATTtaactaaatgtagttgctagttgtttaactaaatgtagttgctagttgtttaactaaatgtagttgctagttgtttaactaaatgcagttgctagttgtttaactaaatgtagttgctagttgtttaactaaatgcagttgctagttgtttaactaaatgtgttgctagttgtttaactaaatgtagttGATAGTTATTtaactaaatgtagttgctagttgtttaactaaatgtagttgctagttgtttaactaaatgtagttgctagttgtttaactaaatgcagttgctagttgtttaactaaatgtagttgctagttgtttaactaaatgtagttgctagttgtttaactaaacGTGTTGCTAGTTGTTTAAGTAAGTATATTGCTAATTGTTTAATTGTTTCTTTAACTAAATATAGTggctagttgtttaactaaatatagtggctagttgtttaactaaatgtacttgctagttgtttaactaaatgtagttgctagttgtttaactaaatgtgtTGCTTGTTGTTTAACTCAGTATGTTGCTAATTGTTTAATTGTTtagggcggaaggtagcctagtggttagaacgttgggacagtaaccgaaaggtgacAAGATAAAAACCTGttgttctgccgctgaacaatgcagataacccactgtttctaggccaacattgtaactgacttgcgtagctaaataaagataaaataaaaaatgtaatctagCTGTTTAACTAAATATCGTTGCTAGTTGCTTAACTCAATATAGCTGGTAGTTATTTAACTCAATATAGCTGGTAGTTATTTAACTAAATGTAATTGCAAGTTATTTAACTAAATGTGTTGCTAGTTATTTTACTAAATgtgttgctagttgtttaactaaatgtagcTGGTAGTTATTTAACTAAATGTGTTGCTAATTGTTTAATTatttgggtggcaggtagcctagtggttagagcgttgggccagtaaccgaaaggcatTTAGGATGCATCCATCCACTAGAACTCTGAATCCACAGGAACAGGACGGCAGGGTGGGAAAACATAGATCTCATCTCTTCCAACGTCAGTCAAATCTACTGAGATAATTGTCAGAATAGTTTGGTTCCGGTGGATCCCTGTAGAACGTTGGTTTGATACAGTAAAACCCTTATGAACGCTGTAAACAGTATGGAGTCTCTCGTCTTCTTGTTGTTTGTCAGATGGGTTCCTCCTTGGTAACTAACAGCAGTTCATACCTTTTGGTTGTTCCAATCTTCCTCCCTTTCACCCTGCAGTTGAATTGTATCTCGAGGTAACAGAAGTAAATATTTAATGGGTAGTTTGGTTCCAAAAGtaaagtaacaataaaatgttCCATGGTCATTGAAGAAATGGATGCAGATctaaagaaaatatttaccatatAGACTAAAATTAAAAGTAataattaaaagtaacacaattagaataacaataatgaggttatatacaggggtacaggtactgagtcagtgtgcaggggtacagatactgagtcagtgtgcaggggtaaaggtactgagtcagtgtgcaggggtacagatactgagtcagtgtgcaggggtacaggtactgagtaagtgtgcaggggtacagatactgagtcagtgtgcaggggtacagatactgagtcagtgtgcaggggtacagatactgagtcagtgtgcaggggtacaggaactgagtcagtgtgcaggggtacagataccgagtcagtgtgcaggggtaaatgtactgagtcagtgtgcaggggtacagccactgagtcagtgtgtaggggtacaggaactgagtcagtgtgcaggggtacagatactgagtcagtgtgcaggggtacaggaacTGAGTCAGGGTGCatgggtacaggtactgagtcagtgtgcaggggtacaggtacctagtcagtgtgcaggggtacaggtactgagtcactgtgcaggggtacaggtaatgagtcagtgtgcgggagtacaggtactgagtcagtgtgtggaggtacaggtactgagtcagtgtgcggagttacaggtactgagtcagtgtgcggggttacaggtactgagtcagtgtgtgggagtacaggtattgagtcagtgtgcaggggtacaggtactgcgTCAGTGTTGGGAGGTACAggaactgagtcagtgtgcaggggtacaggtactgagtcagtgtgcatggggtagggtacctagtcagtgtacaggggtacaggtacctagtcagtgtgcaggggtacaggtactgagtcagtgtgcaggggtacaggtactgagtcagtgtgcggaggaacaggtactgagtcagtgtgcaggggtacagatactgagtcagtgtgcaggggtacagccactgagtcagtgtgcaggggtacaggaactgagtcagtgtgcaggggtacagatactgagtcagtgtgcaggggtacaggaactgagtcagtgtgcatgggtacaggtactgagtcagtgtgccggggtacaggtacctagtcagtgtgcaggggtacaggtactgagtcagtgtgcaggggtacaggtaatgAGTCAGTGTccgggagtacaggtactgagtcagtgtgtggaggtacaggtacTGAATCAGTGTGCGgagttacaggtactgagtcagtgtgcggggttacaggtactgagccagtgtgtgggagtacaggtattgagtcagtgtgcagggttacaggtactgagtcagtgtgtaggggtacaggtacttagtcagtgtgcgggggtacagttactgagtcagtgtgcaggggtacaggtactgagtcagtgttggGAGGTATAggaactgagtcagtgtgcagggttacaggtactgagtcagtgtgcagggatacaggtactgagtcagtgtgcaggggtacaggtactgagtcagtgtgcagggttacaggtactgagtcagtgtgcaggggtacaggtactgagtcagtgtgcaggggtacaggtactgaatca is a genomic window containing:
- the LOC116364480 gene encoding toll-like receptor 13, whose protein sequence is MRSMFSHPAVLFLWIQSSSGWMHPKCQIYDSSEDLGHFPTWTCSQLPHHAERYTAACQDVTAIEEDLLGLPPNINTLCISMTHGENRSMSLGFFSQFQDLESLYIIGCFTQILPTGNSHLPNLQHMYLIDKWGTGSGCCDCHIGPHTFIDLVKLCDLTIKGYRLTAMAPDVFHGIPQLQSLIISEPCVDDLSEILCRIMNIKALIELKIEAPEIQSINQSNCSILTTNESMTPVFNNLARVDFSFGEVTHIEEGSLAWLQNLTMLTLAFSQEVLLDLPLSGIKQIQVFSCSGINVIDIERICNVVFLLSIKKIYVNNFNTSSLSMSSVELCTGLEYMHLSGPLSFHPTTHLDWHFISSLKKLNELDIDFLRDKNPEICSFQKQPITWLTKLTLLINIQMLFAKQFICLVKLQYLDIKQNLISNIEDFAFLGLTNLESLDITSNNITQINANTFDGLHSLTWLDLRNNPLIHNIEAMSFTHLMSLRQVFLGQVHNPLTEPVIKLNLTLIFGGILSQLTHLYISSAMRPMQLTIGSNITSKQNLSLQLKGQTVSFQDCDRPFFQSVTHLHADAEEFLCGSEFMGKYFTSVETFDYRSKLSAKRVDLSSINQLIHLRKLTLQEVDLLTQRSADIIFHNLTKLEVLEMYHCRIYSLEGSLTKDLKSLKRVYLLIENIYNVFYSFTEPLSSLKHLTFDNLQMFCSCDNAWLITWAKGCRQVEVIMLGPYAKTGMYALEDLICLSDNGIDTPNFVKYTEANCTTEVGFVLFVATGLGVLFFMLVVLVHNLAGPYLLPLYHITLGWLLEAMRSNTRGRYHYDVFVSYSGKDERWVVEELLPNLEQRGPPFLRLCLHSRDFQLGKDIVENITDSLYRSRHTLCLVSRHYLRSNWCSLEMKLATYRLQVEQRDILLLVFLEKIPPRRLSAHHRLARLLKTRTYLDWPQDPNQHQAFWDRLWAKLKPQTEHEIRG